One Acidimicrobiia bacterium genomic region harbors:
- a CDS encoding CoA pyrophosphatase, with the protein MVTRGGRQRIPRPPSARPGRPSPWSRLPPDRRQFTLAEVRAACARLPAPRRLPAPPGARPAAVLVPCFQADGPARLILTKRPETMPSHRGEIAFPGGKLEAERDGSPRDAALREANEEIGLDPGIVEVVAELDSITTVASRFVLTPFVGLLAETPRLAPDPTEVVRVFDVSIAELLDDGVYREERWDVPPDLGVTPGQDRPIHFFELAGETVWGATARILAGFLAHLTADR; encoded by the coding sequence GTGGTGACGCGCGGGGGCCGACAGCGCATCCCGCGACCGCCGTCGGCGCGTCCCGGTCGTCCCTCGCCGTGGTCGCGGCTGCCGCCCGACCGTCGTCAGTTCACGCTGGCGGAGGTTCGGGCCGCCTGCGCCCGGCTGCCGGCTCCCCGGCGGCTGCCCGCTCCTCCCGGCGCTCGACCGGCGGCCGTGCTCGTCCCCTGCTTTCAGGCCGACGGCCCGGCCCGCTTGATCCTCACCAAGCGACCGGAGACCATGCCGTCCCACCGGGGCGAGATCGCGTTCCCGGGCGGCAAGCTGGAGGCCGAGCGCGACGGCAGCCCGCGCGACGCCGCACTCCGGGAGGCGAACGAGGAGATCGGGCTGGACCCGGGGATCGTCGAGGTCGTCGCCGAGCTCGACAGCATCACGACGGTCGCGTCGCGGTTCGTGCTCACGCCGTTCGTCGGGCTGCTCGCCGAGACCCCGCGGCTGGCGCCCGACCCGACCGAGGTGGTGCGCGTGTTCGACGTGTCGATCGCCGAGCTGCTCGACGACGGCGTCTACCGCGAGGAGCGCTGGGACGTGCCCCCCGACCTCGGTGTCACCCCGGGCCAGGACCGCCCCATCCACTTCTTCGAGCTCGCGGGGGAGACGGTGTGGGGCGCGACCGCCCGCATCCTCGCCGGCTTCCTCGCCCATCTCACCGCCGATCGCTGA
- a CDS encoding AMP-binding protein: protein MGNWNLATVFESVRDALPARTALVQGQRRRSWREFDDRAARFATGLEALGTRPDSKVALYLYNGNEYLEAMYGTLKAEAVHVNVNYRYLADELAYLLENADAEVLVFHGALAEQVAAARDRLPRLRAVVQVDDGAPPLDGALPYEELLDQHPPMPRRDRSGDRCWFLYTGGTTGMPKGVMWRNEDLFGTLGENSYPLYRETMPERADDAGATAARIVEGGRAPIHLPASPLMHGTGAMSSIQTLFLGGTVVTLEGRHFDPDELWRTVERERVTQLAIVGDAFAKPMVRALEAAEERGRPYDLSSLGLVISSGVIWSAEVKAALQQRQPAFLLDSLGSSEGVGFASSITAPGQEARTARFRVGPRTKVLTEDGQEVTPGSGEQGILALGGYLPLGYYKDAAKTAATFRTMAGARYSVPGDWATVDADGTITLLGRGSVCINSGGEKIYPEEVEEWVKRDPAVADCVAVGVPDERYGEAVAVVVAAEPGAALDPERLKDAGDGLARFKRPRHVVVVDEIPRGPNGKADYGWARSRATTVVAAGA, encoded by the coding sequence ATGGGGAACTGGAACCTGGCCACGGTGTTCGAGTCCGTTCGGGACGCGCTGCCGGCGCGCACCGCCCTCGTCCAGGGACAGCGTCGCCGCTCGTGGCGCGAGTTCGACGATCGCGCCGCCCGGTTCGCCACCGGCCTCGAGGCCCTGGGCACGCGGCCCGACTCGAAGGTGGCGCTGTACCTGTACAACGGCAACGAGTACCTCGAGGCCATGTACGGGACCCTCAAGGCCGAGGCGGTCCACGTCAACGTCAACTACCGCTACCTCGCCGACGAGCTCGCCTACCTCCTCGAGAACGCCGACGCCGAGGTCTTGGTCTTCCACGGCGCGCTCGCGGAGCAGGTGGCGGCGGCGCGCGACCGCCTGCCGCGCTTGCGGGCGGTGGTGCAGGTCGACGACGGCGCCCCGCCCCTCGACGGGGCGCTCCCGTACGAGGAGCTGCTCGACCAGCACCCGCCGATGCCGCGGCGCGACCGGTCGGGCGACCGGTGCTGGTTCCTCTACACCGGCGGCACGACCGGCATGCCGAAGGGGGTGATGTGGCGCAACGAGGACCTGTTCGGCACCCTCGGCGAGAACAGCTACCCCCTGTACCGCGAGACGATGCCGGAGCGCGCCGACGACGCCGGCGCCACCGCGGCCCGGATCGTCGAGGGCGGGCGGGCCCCGATCCACCTCCCGGCGTCACCGCTCATGCACGGCACCGGCGCCATGTCCAGCATCCAGACCCTCTTCCTCGGCGGCACCGTGGTCACGCTCGAGGGCCGGCACTTCGACCCCGACGAGCTGTGGCGCACCGTGGAGCGGGAGCGGGTGACCCAACTGGCCATCGTCGGTGACGCGTTCGCCAAGCCGATGGTGCGAGCGCTCGAGGCCGCCGAGGAGCGGGGCCGGCCCTACGACCTGTCGTCGCTCGGACTCGTGATCAGCAGCGGCGTGATCTGGAGCGCCGAGGTCAAGGCCGCGCTCCAGCAGCGCCAGCCGGCGTTCCTCCTCGACAGCCTCGGCTCGAGCGAGGGGGTCGGCTTCGCGTCCAGCATCACCGCGCCGGGCCAGGAGGCCCGCACGGCTCGCTTCCGCGTCGGCCCGCGCACGAAGGTCCTCACCGAGGACGGCCAGGAGGTGACGCCGGGCTCGGGCGAGCAGGGCATCCTGGCGCTCGGTGGGTACCTCCCGCTCGGCTACTACAAGGACGCGGCGAAGACCGCGGCCACGTTCCGGACGATGGCGGGGGCGCGCTACTCGGTGCCCGGCGACTGGGCGACGGTCGACGCCGACGGGACGATCACGCTGCTCGGTCGGGGCTCGGTGTGCATCAACTCGGGGGGCGAGAAGATCTACCCCGAGGAGGTCGAGGAGTGGGTGAAGCGCGACCCGGCGGTCGCCGACTGCGTCGCCGTCGGCGTGCCGGACGAGCGCTACGGCGAGGCGGTGGCGGTCGTCGTCGCGGCGGAGCCGGGGGCGGCCCTGGACCCGGAGCGGCTGAAGGACGCCGGTGACGGGCTGGCCCGGTTCAAGCGGCCCCGCCACGTCGTCGTCGTGGACGAGATCCCTCGGGGCCCGAACGGCAAGGCCGACTACGGCTGGGCTCGAAGCCGGGCCACGACGGTCGTCGCCGCGGGCGCCTGA
- the groES gene encoding co-chaperone GroES, with protein MKLQPLEDRIVVRAGEPEETTVSGLVIPDTAKEKPQQGEVLAVGPGRRSENTGELIPVDVKAGDTVVYSKYGGTEITVDGEDLLILTGRDVLAKVQK; from the coding sequence ATGAAGCTGCAGCCGCTGGAGGACCGCATCGTCGTCCGAGCGGGGGAGCCCGAGGAGACCACGGTCAGCGGGCTCGTCATCCCCGACACGGCCAAAGAGAAGCCGCAGCAGGGCGAGGTCCTGGCCGTCGGGCCCGGCCGCCGCTCCGAGAACACGGGCGAGCTGATCCCCGTGGACGTCAAGGCCGGGGACACCGTCGTCTACTCGAAGTACGGCGGCACCGAGATCACCGTCGACGGCGAGGATCTCCTCATCCTCACCGGCCGCGACGTCCTCGCCAAAGTCCAGAAGTAG
- the tsaD gene encoding tRNA (adenosine(37)-N6)-threonylcarbamoyltransferase complex transferase subunit TsaD: MSGDDQRRPILGIETSCDETAAAVVVGGRTVRSSIVSSQVDLHARFGGVVPEVASRAHVELIGPVIAEALGEAATEAGDLAAVAACRGPGLAGALLVGVSAAKALALVTGVPYVGVNHLEAHLYAAWLEDPELEPPLAVLIVSGGHTLLVVVEDHGRYRVIGQTVDDAAGEAFDKVARHLGLGYPGGPAIDRLARRGDPDAIPFPRAMPGEPDFSFAGLKTAVVNYWRRHPDAPVADVAASFQAAVVDQLVEKLAGAADEAQAPTLVVGGGVAANTALRRRVRALAEATGRRALLPAPALCTDNAAMIAAAAWWRLQADGPTPLDDGVEPTLGLPLVG, encoded by the coding sequence GTGAGCGGCGACGACCAGCGCCGGCCGATCCTCGGCATCGAGACGTCCTGTGACGAGACCGCGGCGGCGGTGGTCGTCGGCGGGCGCACGGTGCGATCCTCGATCGTGTCCAGCCAGGTGGACCTGCACGCGCGCTTCGGTGGCGTCGTCCCCGAGGTCGCCAGCCGCGCCCACGTCGAGCTGATCGGACCCGTCATCGCCGAGGCGCTCGGGGAGGCCGCCACCGAGGCCGGCGACCTCGCCGCGGTGGCAGCGTGCCGAGGCCCGGGGCTCGCGGGCGCCTTGCTCGTCGGCGTCAGCGCCGCGAAGGCCCTCGCGCTCGTCACCGGCGTGCCCTACGTCGGCGTCAACCACCTCGAGGCCCACCTCTACGCGGCGTGGCTCGAGGACCCGGAACTCGAGCCGCCCCTCGCCGTGCTCATCGTGTCCGGCGGGCACACCCTCCTCGTGGTCGTGGAGGACCACGGCCGCTACCGGGTGATCGGCCAGACGGTGGACGACGCCGCCGGCGAGGCCTTCGACAAGGTCGCCCGCCACCTCGGCCTCGGCTACCCCGGCGGGCCGGCCATCGACCGGCTGGCCCGCCGGGGCGACCCCGACGCCATCCCCTTCCCGCGGGCGATGCCGGGCGAGCCCGACTTCTCGTTCGCCGGGCTCAAGACCGCGGTCGTGAACTATTGGCGTCGCCATCCCGACGCCCCGGTGGCCGACGTCGCCGCCTCGTTCCAGGCCGCGGTCGTCGACCAGCTGGTCGAGAAGCTGGCCGGCGCCGCCGACGAGGCCCAGGCGCCCACGCTGGTGGTCGGCGGCGGGGTGGCCGCCAACACCGCGCTGCGCCGGCGGGTCCGGGCCCTGGCCGAGGCGACCGGCCGTCGGGCCCTGCTCCCGGCCCCGGCGCTGTGCACGGACAACGCGGCGATGATCGCCGCCGCGGCCTGGTGGCGGCTCCAGGCCGACGGGCCCACCCCGCTCGACGACGGCGTCGAGCCCACCCTCGGTCTCCCGCTCGTCGGCTGA
- the rimI gene encoding ribosomal protein S18-alanine N-acetyltransferase: MTVTEPLVVHVVEMRRRHLRSVLRIEGLVYPRPWSHSLFLSELALRGSRAYFVARVGRDVVGYAGIMLTGEDAHITTIAVDPAWHRRKIGTRLLLVLARESIARHARNLTLEVRLSNRAAQDLYRRFGFGPVGVRKNYYQETHEDAVVMWAHDVDTPDYAALLAAVERAIPGETRYEDRRR, from the coding sequence ATGACGGTCACCGAGCCGCTCGTCGTCCACGTGGTCGAGATGCGGCGCCGGCACCTGCGGTCGGTGCTGCGCATCGAGGGCCTCGTGTACCCGCGCCCGTGGAGTCACTCGCTGTTCCTGTCGGAGCTGGCCCTGCGCGGCTCGCGGGCCTACTTCGTCGCCCGGGTCGGGCGCGACGTCGTCGGCTACGCCGGGATCATGCTGACCGGCGAGGACGCGCACATCACGACGATCGCGGTGGATCCGGCCTGGCACCGCCGGAAGATCGGCACCCGCCTGCTGCTGGTCCTGGCCCGCGAGTCGATCGCTCGCCACGCTCGGAACCTCACCCTCGAGGTCCGACTCTCGAACCGGGCCGCCCAGGACCTGTACCGGCGCTTCGGCTTCGGGCCCGTCGGCGTCCGCAAGAACTACTACCAGGAGACGCACGAGGACGCGGTCGTCATGTGGGCCCACGACGTCGACACCCCGGACTACGCCGCGCTGCTCGCCGCCGTGGAACGCGCCATCCCGGGCGAGACCCGCTACGAGGACCGTCGTCGGTGA
- the tsaB gene encoding tRNA (adenosine(37)-N6)-threonylcarbamoyltransferase complex dimerization subunit type 1 TsaB, with protein sequence MLLLALDTATPQVAVAIGDDGRVRGEVRLAGRRRHAEQLVPAIAYLCEQTGVRLEQLAAVAVGVGPGLFTGLRVGVTTAKVMAQTLRVPVVAVPSPDLVAYPLRHAGRLIAVVLDARRREVFHAQYRPVPGGVQRVSEYAVGAAADVVAELAAGGDEVLLAGDGVEANRDEFAALDRAEDAGPEFERPSATALVELATGRVEREEFSSSWAVQPLYLRASDAELAWPGR encoded by the coding sequence ATGCTGCTGCTCGCCCTGGACACCGCCACGCCGCAGGTCGCGGTCGCGATCGGCGACGACGGACGCGTCCGGGGCGAGGTCCGCCTGGCCGGCCGCCGCCGCCACGCCGAGCAGCTCGTGCCGGCCATCGCCTACCTCTGCGAGCAGACCGGGGTGCGGCTCGAGCAGCTGGCCGCGGTCGCGGTCGGCGTGGGCCCCGGGCTCTTCACCGGGCTGCGGGTCGGCGTCACCACGGCCAAGGTCATGGCCCAGACGCTGCGGGTCCCGGTGGTGGCGGTGCCGAGCCCCGACCTCGTGGCCTACCCGCTGCGCCACGCCGGCCGCCTCATCGCCGTGGTGCTCGACGCCCGCCGCCGCGAGGTCTTCCACGCCCAGTACCGGCCGGTGCCGGGCGGGGTGCAGCGGGTGTCGGAGTACGCCGTCGGCGCCGCCGCCGACGTCGTGGCCGAGCTCGCGGCCGGGGGCGATGAAGTCCTCCTCGCCGGCGACGGGGTCGAGGCCAACCGCGACGAGTTCGCCGCCCTCGACCGAGCCGAGGACGCCGGCCCGGAGTTCGAGCGCCCGAGCGCGACCGCGCTCGTGGAGCTCGCCACCGGCCGGGTGGAGCGGGAGGAGTTCAGCTCCTCGTGGGCGGTGCAGCCGCTCTACCTGCGGGCCAGCGACGCCGAGCTGGCGTGGCCGGGGCGATGA
- the tsaE gene encoding tRNA (adenosine(37)-N6)-threonylcarbamoyltransferase complex ATPase subunit type 1 TsaE: MTDLALLSGSPEETRGVGRAVATLVRPGDVLVVAGALGSGKTTFVQGLAEGLGIRDGVVSPTFTLAREYRGRVRLVHADIYRLDRAHELLDLGLDDLADDAVLAVEWGDVALAYLSPEHLEVRLAPGPDVDAVDDRALAFAPRGRTWLERRDALAAALGAA; encoded by the coding sequence GTGACCGACCTCGCCCTGCTCTCCGGCTCCCCTGAGGAGACGCGCGGCGTCGGCCGGGCCGTCGCCACCCTGGTCCGCCCGGGCGACGTCCTGGTCGTCGCCGGCGCCCTCGGGTCGGGCAAGACCACGTTCGTGCAGGGGCTCGCCGAGGGCCTCGGCATCCGCGACGGGGTGGTGAGCCCCACGTTCACGCTCGCCCGCGAGTACCGGGGGCGCGTCCGGCTCGTCCACGCCGACATCTACCGGCTCGACCGCGCCCACGAGCTGCTCGACCTCGGGCTCGATGACCTGGCCGACGACGCCGTGCTGGCCGTCGAGTGGGGCGACGTGGCGCTGGCGTACCTCTCGCCCGAGCACCTCGAGGTGCGGCTGGCGCCCGGCCCGGACGTCGACGCCGTCGACGACCGCGCCCTCGCCTTCGCGCCGCGTGGGCGGACGTGGCTCGAACGTCGGGACGCCCTCGCCGCGGCCCTCGGTGCCGCGTGA
- a CDS encoding uracil-DNA glycosylase — MTLLEPTPTWGSFQELAEVAAACTKCPLAEHRTQVVFGVGDPGADLVFVGEGPGAEEDRQGIPFVGRAGQLLTRLIEGIGLRRDDVYICNVVKCRPPGNRDPLPAEIDACRPYLEAQLDFVAPRVLVTLGNFATRLLLETKEGITKLRGREIPYRAGRAVLIPTLHPAAVLRNGGTALAQARADFVVVKRALARANAG, encoded by the coding sequence ATGACGCTGCTCGAGCCCACGCCGACGTGGGGCTCCTTCCAGGAGCTGGCCGAGGTCGCCGCCGCGTGCACGAAGTGCCCGCTAGCCGAGCACCGCACCCAGGTGGTGTTCGGCGTCGGCGACCCCGGCGCCGACCTCGTGTTCGTCGGTGAGGGGCCCGGCGCCGAGGAGGACCGCCAGGGCATCCCCTTCGTCGGCCGAGCCGGCCAGCTCCTCACCCGGCTCATCGAGGGGATCGGGCTCCGCCGCGACGACGTGTACATCTGCAACGTCGTGAAGTGCCGTCCGCCGGGCAACCGGGACCCGCTGCCGGCCGAGATCGACGCCTGCCGGCCGTACCTCGAGGCGCAGCTCGACTTCGTGGCGCCGCGTGTCCTGGTCACGCTCGGCAACTTCGCGACCCGGCTCCTCCTCGAGACCAAGGAGGGGATCACGAAGCTGCGCGGCAGGGAGATCCCCTATCGGGCCGGTCGAGCCGTGCTCATCCCCACCCTGCACCCGGCCGCGGTGCTGCGGAACGGGGGCACGGCGCTCGCGCAGGCCCGCGCCGACTTCGTGGTCGTGAAGCGGGCCCTGGCCCGCGCGAACGCCGGGTGA
- a CDS encoding P1 family peptidase — MTGAITDVPGVQVGHWTGTGTGVTVVLVPDGTTGGAELRGGAPATRELAVLEPGRTVDAVDAVVLTGGSAFGLAAADGVMAWLAERGRGVPTRGGPVPIVPTAAIYDLVESGGAFPGPDEGRAAAAAAAAGPRLRTGRVGAGRGATVGKWRGPEHAVPSGLGSASAVVGAATVGALAVVNALGDVLDPAGRVLAGSRAGPEVEAFPDPPPTGEPNTTLVVVATDARLTKTDCGLVAQSAHHGLARAVHPSHTRHDGDLAIVVAVGAVEAHLDRLRVAATEVVEAAVRDAVQADDD; from the coding sequence GTGACGGGCGCGATCACCGACGTGCCCGGCGTGCAGGTCGGGCACTGGACGGGGACCGGGACCGGGGTCACGGTGGTCCTCGTCCCCGACGGGACCACCGGCGGCGCCGAGCTGCGGGGCGGGGCGCCGGCCACCCGGGAGCTCGCCGTCCTCGAGCCGGGTCGGACGGTCGACGCCGTCGACGCCGTCGTGCTCACCGGTGGGTCGGCGTTCGGGCTCGCGGCGGCCGACGGCGTCATGGCGTGGCTGGCCGAGCGGGGCCGCGGCGTCCCGACCCGCGGCGGCCCGGTGCCCATCGTGCCCACCGCCGCGATCTACGACCTCGTCGAATCCGGCGGCGCCTTCCCCGGGCCCGACGAGGGCCGCGCCGCCGCCGCGGCCGCCGCGGCCGGCCCCCGGCTCCGGACCGGCCGGGTCGGCGCCGGTCGGGGCGCCACCGTCGGCAAGTGGCGGGGCCCCGAGCACGCGGTGCCGAGCGGCCTCGGCTCGGCGAGCGCCGTCGTCGGGGCGGCGACGGTGGGTGCCCTCGCGGTGGTGAACGCGCTCGGCGACGTGCTCGATCCCGCCGGGCGCGTGCTCGCCGGCTCAAGGGCGGGCCCGGAGGTCGAGGCCTTCCCCGACCCGCCGCCGACCGGCGAGCCGAACACCACCCTCGTGGTCGTCGCGACCGACGCCCGGCTGACGAAGACCGACTGCGGGCTCGTGGCCCAGAGCGCCCATCACGGGCTGGCCCGCGCCGTGCACCCCTCACACACCCGACACGACGGCGACCTGGCGATCGTCGTGGCGGTCGGCGCCGTCGAGGCCCACCTCGACCGCCTCCGGGTGGCGGCGACCGAGGTCGTCGAGGCGGCGGTGCGCGACGCCGTCCAGGCGGACGATGATTGA
- a CDS encoding alpha/beta hydrolase → MNVSRRALQTLGVTAGVAAGAAVAGYVGERAVLRSLRERPDPDADQLGALEFDDALRLPTHDAGTAYVVRRGLGPPLLFSHGVTITSRVWVKQFRELPQAGVQVIAFDHRGHGESSLGSSGHSVANLAADMRTILEGLDLRGAILVGHSMGGVAAQAFALDYPEILRERVAGLVLLSTLGKTSVSASRRLRCVAERVTGSLDLRRLMTRRDLGTVFARVGFGRQPLASQVELNRQMLASCERATAREATAALLGLDLTADLPSLDVPTLVIGGTADVITPAAESRRLAALIPGARLELLDGAGHMIMLERTEVFHRLLLDFARHVGALPATAGAA, encoded by the coding sequence ATGAACGTCTCGCGCCGCGCGCTCCAGACGCTGGGCGTCACGGCCGGCGTGGCCGCCGGCGCGGCCGTGGCCGGGTACGTCGGTGAGCGGGCGGTGCTGCGCTCGCTGCGCGAGCGCCCCGACCCCGACGCCGACCAGCTCGGCGCGCTCGAGTTCGACGACGCCCTTCGGCTCCCCACGCACGACGCCGGCACCGCGTACGTCGTCCGGCGCGGTCTGGGTCCGCCGCTGCTCTTCTCCCACGGCGTCACGATCACGTCCCGGGTGTGGGTGAAGCAGTTCCGGGAGCTGCCCCAGGCGGGCGTCCAGGTGATCGCCTTCGACCACCGCGGCCACGGCGAATCTTCGCTCGGCTCCAGCGGGCACTCGGTCGCCAACCTGGCCGCCGACATGCGCACCATCCTCGAGGGCCTCGACCTCCGCGGTGCGATCCTCGTGGGCCACTCGATGGGTGGCGTCGCCGCGCAGGCCTTCGCGCTCGACTACCCCGAGATCCTGCGCGAGCGGGTCGCCGGTCTGGTGCTGCTGTCGACGCTCGGGAAGACCAGCGTGTCCGCGTCCCGGCGGCTGCGCTGCGTCGCGGAGCGGGTGACCGGCAGCCTCGACCTTCGGCGGCTCATGACGCGCCGTGACCTCGGGACGGTGTTCGCGCGGGTGGGGTTCGGCCGGCAGCCCCTGGCCAGCCAGGTGGAGCTGAACCGTCAGATGCTGGCCAGCTGCGAGCGCGCGACGGCGCGGGAGGCGACCGCCGCGCTCCTCGGCCTCGACCTGACCGCCGACCTCCCCTCGCTCGATGTCCCGACCCTCGTGATCGGCGGCACCGCCGACGTCATCACGCCCGCGGCGGAGTCGCGCCGCCTCGCGGCGCTGATCCCCGGGGCCCGCCTCGAGCTCCTGGACGGCGCCGGCCACATGATCATGCTCGAGCGCACGGAGGTGTTCCACCGGCTCCTGCTCGACTTCGCGCGCCACGTGGGCGCGCTGCCGGCGACGGCCGGGGCCGCGTGA
- the alr gene encoding alanine racemase, giving the protein MTAPEAQVRPTWGEVDLDAIRANARQLAALAAPAALLAVVKADGYGHGAVPTARAALDAGATWLGVALVEEGAALRAAGLEAPILVLSEPPPGAAAAVVRAGLTPVVYTEPAVEALAKAVAEAAPDSPLPVHLKVDTGMHRVGCAPASVRPLVEAIAARPELALEGLCTHFAVADEPERPETAGQLAEFRRLLADLEGWTGRRPIAHAANSAALLAFPEARLDLVRVGIALYGVTPAPALADRVALVPALSVRARVTFVKTLPAGSRLSYGLRYALPAAGRVATVPVGYADGVPRNLGLAGGEVLIGGRRHPIAGAVTMDQLMVDVGDDPVDVGDEVVLLGAQGGESITAEEWAERLGTIGYEIVTGIGPRVPRRYLG; this is encoded by the coding sequence GTGACCGCTCCGGAGGCCCAGGTCCGACCCACGTGGGGTGAGGTGGACCTCGACGCCATTCGCGCCAACGCGCGCCAGCTGGCCGCCCTCGCCGCACCGGCGGCGCTGCTGGCGGTGGTGAAGGCCGACGGCTACGGGCACGGCGCGGTGCCGACCGCCCGGGCCGCCCTCGACGCCGGCGCAACCTGGCTCGGGGTGGCGCTGGTCGAGGAGGGCGCAGCCCTCCGGGCCGCCGGGCTCGAGGCGCCGATCCTCGTCCTCTCCGAGCCCCCGCCCGGTGCCGCGGCCGCCGTCGTCCGGGCCGGGCTCACCCCGGTCGTGTACACCGAGCCGGCGGTGGAGGCGCTGGCGAAGGCCGTCGCCGAGGCCGCTCCGGACTCGCCGCTGCCCGTCCACCTGAAGGTCGACACCGGCATGCACCGCGTGGGGTGCGCCCCCGCGTCCGTGCGGCCTCTGGTCGAGGCGATCGCGGCGCGGCCCGAGCTCGCGCTCGAGGGCCTCTGCACGCACTTCGCCGTCGCCGACGAGCCCGAACGACCGGAGACCGCGGGTCAGCTGGCGGAGTTCCGCCGTCTCCTCGCCGACCTCGAGGGGTGGACGGGCCGCCGGCCGATCGCGCACGCGGCCAACTCCGCCGCGCTCCTGGCGTTCCCGGAGGCCCGCCTCGACCTGGTACGGGTCGGCATCGCGCTGTACGGCGTCACGCCGGCTCCCGCCCTGGCCGATCGGGTCGCGCTCGTCCCGGCCCTGTCGGTGCGGGCCCGGGTCACCTTCGTCAAGACGCTCCCGGCGGGCTCGCGCCTCTCCTACGGGCTTCGCTACGCGCTCCCGGCCGCAGGCCGAGTCGCGACCGTGCCGGTCGGGTACGCCGACGGCGTGCCCCGCAACCTCGGGCTGGCCGGCGGCGAGGTCCTGATCGGCGGCCGACGGCACCCGATCGCCGGCGCGGTCACGATGGACCAGCTCATGGTCGACGTCGGAGACGACCCGGTCGACGTCGGCGACGAGGTGGTGCTGCTGGGCGCGCAGGGCGGGGAGTCGATCACCGCCGAGGAGTGGGCGGAGCGGCTCGGCACCATCGGGTACGAGATCGTCACCGGCATCGGGCCCCGGGTCCCGAGGCGGTACCTCGGATGA
- a CDS encoding CBS domain-containing protein encodes MPTTTPVRDVMTTPVVTLRPEQSFQEGADLLAERGIGAAPVVDTDNKVVGLLRDEDLIVTEANLHAPTWFNVLGAEFPLPGAQKRFEAELRRMVAATVKDLMTTKFETARPGDTLGDVAARMHDRDVTHLPVVDDDGRLVGIIARGDLVRRVAADA; translated from the coding sequence ATGCCCACCACCACCCCCGTCCGCGACGTCATGACGACCCCGGTGGTGACGCTTCGGCCCGAGCAGAGCTTCCAGGAGGGCGCCGACCTGCTCGCCGAGCGGGGAATCGGGGCCGCCCCCGTGGTGGACACCGACAACAAGGTGGTCGGACTCCTGCGCGACGAGGACCTCATCGTGACCGAGGCGAACCTCCACGCCCCGACCTGGTTCAACGTCCTCGGCGCCGAGTTCCCGCTGCCCGGCGCCCAGAAGCGCTTCGAGGCCGAGCTGCGGCGCATGGTCGCGGCCACGGTCAAGGACCTCATGACAACCAAGTTCGAGACGGCGCGGCCCGGCGACACGCTCGGGGACGTGGCGGCGAGGATGCACGACCGCGACGTGACGCACCTGCCGGTCGTCGACGACGACGGGCGGCTCGTCGGGATCATCGCCCGCGGCGACCTGGTGCGCCGGGTCGCCGCCGACGCGTGA